Genomic DNA from Paenibacillus borealis:
TGCACGAATCGGCGGGTTAGTAAGAACCACATCGAATGTACGCCCCTGCACTGCTGACAGCACATCACTTTCCATAACCGTAACATTGCGGATTCCGTTATGCTGCGCATTCTCGCGGGCAAGCTCTACTGCACGGCTGTTGATATCAATCATCGTCACATGTCCCTTGGGGGCAAGGAGTGCCGCACTAATCCCTATCGGACCGTACCCACAGCCCACATCCAGTACCTGAGCCCCATCCGGAATCTCCATCGCTTCAATCAGAACTCGGCTGCCATGATCAATATCCCCTTTGGAAAAAACACCGGCGTCGCTTGTAAAGCGGAGGCTTCTGCCTCTCAGTACCGTATCAATGCTTCGTCTGTCATGACGTGCTTCCGGCTGCTGCGAGTAATAATGCTGCGACATACAATCCTCCCTTTCACTTGGTTCTAATATTCATAGCATATCTTATAGAGCAACCCCCTTGAACAAGTTCAAGGGGGTTGCAAGAACCGGAACGAATCACTTCATATCCGGAGCAGTACCTGCTTAAATCAAATTATTTTACTTCTAC
This window encodes:
- a CDS encoding class I SAM-dependent methyltransferase — protein: MSQHYYSQQPEARHDRRSIDTVLRGRSLRFTSDAGVFSKGDIDHGSRVLIEAMEIPDGAQVLDVGCGYGPIGISAALLAPKGHVTMIDINSRAVELARENAQHNGIRNVTVMESDVLSAVQGRTFDVVLTNPPIRAGKAVVHEIFEQAHAHLNEGGSLWIVIQKKQGAPSAAAKLESLFSDVEEVGKDKGYRIIKAKK